The proteins below are encoded in one region of Streptomyces sp. NBC_00490:
- a CDS encoding N-acetylmuramoyl-L-alanine amidase: MSYVGPDFDPPQPRRSRRRPLTVAVAALVPGALLGWLAYETVGGSGGGSEEAAGTPTSSSSAPASPPRSSKPSTSSSSAPDDGKPSSTPTTSAPAASGPLKGKVVVIDPGHNPNNFQHTADINRKVNIGTGWKECDTTGTSTNAGYTEAKFTLDVAHRLRTLLEKQGATVKLTQDGDRTFGPCIDERASIGNKADADAVVSVHADGAGAGQRGFHVILPGRVEAGSADTGPIVASSAELGERVAGNFVRVTGSAPSNYVGDGTGLVTRKDLGGLNLSTVPKVFIECGNMRDSKDAAQLTSGAWRQKAAQGISAGIVSFLRG, from the coding sequence GTGTCGTACGTAGGCCCGGACTTCGATCCTCCCCAGCCCCGCCGTTCCCGGCGCCGCCCTCTCACCGTCGCGGTCGCCGCGCTCGTCCCGGGCGCGCTGCTCGGGTGGCTGGCGTACGAGACGGTGGGCGGATCCGGTGGAGGTTCCGAGGAGGCCGCGGGAACACCGACGTCGTCGTCGAGCGCACCGGCCTCTCCCCCGAGGTCCTCGAAGCCCTCGACGTCCTCGTCCTCCGCGCCCGACGACGGGAAGCCCAGCTCCACCCCCACCACTTCGGCACCAGCCGCCTCCGGCCCCCTCAAGGGCAAGGTCGTCGTCATCGACCCGGGCCACAACCCGAACAACTTCCAGCACACCGCCGACATCAACCGCAAGGTGAACATCGGTACGGGCTGGAAGGAGTGCGACACCACCGGCACCTCCACCAACGCCGGTTACACGGAAGCCAAGTTCACCCTCGACGTCGCCCACCGCCTGCGCACGCTGCTGGAGAAGCAGGGCGCCACGGTGAAGCTGACGCAGGACGGCGACCGGACGTTCGGCCCGTGCATCGACGAGCGGGCGAGCATCGGCAACAAGGCGGACGCGGACGCCGTGGTGTCGGTCCACGCGGACGGCGCGGGCGCCGGCCAGCGCGGCTTCCACGTCATCCTCCCCGGCAGGGTCGAGGCGGGCAGCGCCGACACCGGCCCGATCGTCGCCTCCTCCGCCGAACTCGGCGAACGCGTCGCCGGCAACTTCGTCCGCGTCACGGGCAGCGCCCCCTCCAACTACGTCGGCGACGGCACCGGCCTGGTCACGCGTAAGGACCTCGGCGGTCTCAATCTGTCAACGGTTCCCAAGGTGTTCATCGAGTGCGGCAACATGCGCGATAGCAAGGACGCGGCACAGTTGACCAGCGGTGCCTGGCGACAGAAGGCGGCGCAAGGGATCTCTGCGGGAATCGTGAGTTTCCTGCGCGGGTAG
- a CDS encoding DUF5336 domain-containing protein, with protein MNIRSLTRGDGVVIGAAVLLFISSFLKFYTVDGYSSISVTAWDNLGYGLGTYMGGVIGAALIVVNRLLPQPRKVAGLDLGTVGAAFAVLVTWTLFWTLVDINDGSSAAAGLILGFIAALVLTGGAIATPLLPALQAALVPAPRPAAPQPYGAQPPGGYGYPGAPQPGQPQPYGGQPQPGQPYGGQPQPGPSQPQPQAPQPAGDFSPFWFAVPVARPLFAEDGSQSPIAELAPGTWYLAVEQRGANLVAQTQDGRRGVLQDTSGIQRG; from the coding sequence GTGAATATCCGCTCCCTCACTCGAGGCGACGGCGTGGTGATCGGAGCAGCGGTACTGCTCTTCATCTCGTCGTTCCTCAAGTTCTACACCGTCGACGGGTACAGCAGTATCTCCGTCACCGCGTGGGACAACCTCGGCTACGGCCTCGGCACCTACATGGGCGGCGTCATCGGCGCCGCGCTGATCGTCGTCAACCGCCTCCTGCCGCAGCCGCGCAAGGTTGCCGGTCTGGACCTCGGGACGGTGGGCGCGGCCTTCGCCGTGCTCGTCACGTGGACCCTGTTCTGGACACTGGTGGACATCAACGACGGTTCCAGCGCCGCCGCCGGTCTCATCCTCGGCTTCATCGCCGCCCTGGTCCTGACCGGTGGCGCCATCGCCACCCCGCTCCTCCCCGCCCTCCAGGCCGCCCTCGTCCCGGCCCCCCGCCCCGCCGCCCCCCAGCCCTACGGCGCGCAGCCGCCCGGTGGTTACGGCTACCCGGGCGCTCCGCAGCCGGGTCAGCCGCAGCCCTACGGTGGTCAGCCGCAGCCGGGTCAGCCGTACGGCGGCCAGCCGCAGCCCGGTCCGAGCCAGCCGCAGCCCCAGGCGCCCCAGCCGGCCGGGGACTTCTCCCCGTTCTGGTTCGCGGTGCCGGTGGCGCGCCCCCTCTTCGCGGAGGACGGCTCGCAGTCGCCGATCGCCGAACTCGCCCCGGGTACCTGGTACCTGGCCGTCGAGCAGCGCGGCGCCAACCTGGTCGCGCAGACGCAGGACGGCCGTCGTGGCGTACTGCAGGACACCTCGGGCATCCAGCGCGGCTGA
- a CDS encoding LLM class F420-dependent oxidoreductase, with protein MRLGLALGYWGRGPNPDHVPLAREAERLGYDSVWTAESWGSDVFTPLTWIAAQTSRIKLGTAVAQMAARSPTTTAMHALTLDHLSGGRVMLGLGLSGPQVVEGWYGRPFPKSPLTATREYVDVVRQVLRRAAPVELAGRFHSHPYRGPDATGLGKALKPITHPLRPDLPVLLGAEGPKNVAQTTRIADGWLPLYWSPTRPEVYEASLADAPDGFLIAPMAQVRVCDDVREGLLPVKTMLGFYIGGMGHAARNFHADLMARMGYEEEARRIQRLFLEGRREEAVLAVPDAFADEISLVGPRERIAERLESWRKGPVTDLLALSPDRESLRVLAELNS; from the coding sequence ATGCGGCTCGGTCTCGCACTCGGCTACTGGGGTCGCGGCCCCAATCCCGACCACGTACCGCTGGCGCGGGAGGCGGAGCGGCTCGGTTACGACTCCGTGTGGACGGCCGAGTCCTGGGGCTCGGATGTCTTCACCCCGCTGACCTGGATCGCCGCCCAGACCTCAAGGATCAAGCTGGGCACGGCGGTTGCCCAGATGGCGGCCCGCTCCCCGACCACGACGGCGATGCACGCGCTGACCCTGGACCACCTCTCCGGGGGCCGCGTGATGCTCGGTCTGGGACTCTCCGGCCCGCAGGTGGTCGAGGGCTGGTACGGCCGCCCCTTCCCGAAGTCACCGCTGACCGCGACGCGCGAATACGTCGACGTCGTACGCCAGGTCCTGCGGCGCGCGGCCCCCGTCGAACTCGCCGGCCGCTTCCACTCCCACCCCTACCGGGGTCCGGACGCCACCGGCCTGGGCAAAGCCCTCAAGCCGATCACTCACCCGCTGCGCCCCGACCTCCCCGTCCTCCTGGGCGCCGAGGGCCCGAAGAACGTCGCCCAGACGACCCGCATCGCCGACGGCTGGCTCCCCCTCTACTGGTCCCCGACCCGCCCCGAGGTCTACGAGGCCTCCCTCGCCGACGCCCCGGACGGCTTCCTCATCGCCCCCATGGCCCAGGTCCGGGTCTGCGACGACGTACGCGAGGGCCTGCTCCCCGTGAAGACCATGCTCGGGTTCTACATCGGCGGCATGGGCCACGCGGCCCGCAACTTCCACGCCGACCTGATGGCACGGATGGGATACGAGGAGGAGGCCCGCCGCATCCAGCGCCTCTTCCTCGAAGGCCGCCGCGAGGAGGCGGTGCTGGCGGTCCCCGACGCCTTCGCCGACGAGATCTCCCTCGTCGGCCCCCGCGAACGCATCGCCGAACGCCTGGAGTCGTGGCGCAAGGGCCCGGTCACGGACCTGCTGGCGCTGTCACCGGACCGGGAGTCGCTGCGGGTGCTGGCCGAGCTCAACTCGTGA
- a CDS encoding prenyltransferase/squalene oxidase repeat-containing protein: MTTPRTEHLVLSGVLTAEEAAATVAGILAAQREDGAIPWFRGHHLDPWDHTEAAMALDAAGEHEAAERAYDWLARHQNEDGSWYAAYQDGAFDDVTDRGRETNFVAYIAVGVWHHYLSTGDDTFLDRMWPTVYSAVEYVLRLQQPGGQIGWKGEDDGTFTTDALLTGSSSIHHALRCALAIAEQREEPQPDWELALGMLRHAIRRHPERFLDKDRYSMDWYYPILGGALTGAEAKSRMEADWDRFVVPGLGVRCVVPNPWVTGGESAELALALWAMGESDRALDILQAIQHLRDPESGLYWTGYVFDDGAIWPRELTTWTAGSLLLAVAALGGHEATCAVFGGDRLPSGLDPDCCA, from the coding sequence GTGACCACTCCCCGTACCGAACACCTCGTCCTGTCCGGCGTCCTCACCGCGGAGGAGGCCGCCGCGACCGTCGCCGGCATCCTCGCCGCGCAGCGCGAGGACGGGGCGATCCCGTGGTTCCGCGGCCACCACCTCGACCCCTGGGACCACACCGAGGCCGCGATGGCCCTGGACGCGGCGGGTGAGCACGAGGCCGCCGAGCGGGCCTACGACTGGCTGGCCCGGCACCAGAACGAGGACGGTTCCTGGTACGCGGCCTACCAGGACGGGGCGTTCGACGACGTCACCGACCGGGGCCGGGAGACGAACTTCGTCGCCTACATAGCCGTAGGCGTGTGGCACCACTACCTCTCGACGGGCGACGACACCTTCCTCGACCGCATGTGGCCGACGGTCTACTCGGCGGTGGAGTACGTCCTGCGGCTCCAGCAGCCCGGCGGCCAGATCGGCTGGAAGGGCGAGGACGACGGCACGTTCACCACGGACGCGCTGCTGACGGGCTCCTCGTCCATTCACCACGCGCTGCGGTGCGCGCTCGCCATCGCGGAACAGCGCGAAGAGCCGCAGCCGGACTGGGAGTTGGCGCTGGGCATGCTGCGGCACGCCATCCGCCGCCACCCCGAGCGGTTCCTCGACAAGGACCGCTACTCCATGGACTGGTACTACCCGATCCTCGGCGGCGCGCTCACCGGCGCGGAAGCCAAGTCCCGCATGGAGGCGGACTGGGACCGCTTCGTCGTACCCGGACTCGGCGTGCGCTGCGTCGTCCCCAACCCGTGGGTGACGGGAGGCGAAAGCGCCGAACTCGCCCTCGCGCTCTGGGCGATGGGCGAGTCCGACCGTGCGCTGGACATTCTCCAGGCGATCCAGCATCTGCGGGATCCGGAGAGCGGCCTGTACTGGACCGGGTACGTCTTCGACGACGGCGCCATCTGGCCCCGGGAACTGACCACTTGGACGGCCGGGTCGCTACTTCTGGCGGTCGCCGCGCTGGGTGGCCACGAGGCTACATGCGCGGTGTTCGGCGGGGACCGCCTGCCGAGCGGGTTGGACCCGGACTGCTGCGCCTGA
- a CDS encoding class I SAM-dependent methyltransferase gives MLTVDFSRFPLAPGDRVLDLGCGAGRHAFECYRRGAQVVALDQNAEEIREVAKWFAAMKEAGEAPEGATATAMEGDALALPFPDESFDVVIISEVMEHIPDDKGVLAEMVRVLRPGGRIAVTVPRYGPEKVCWALSDAYHEVEGGHIRIYKADELLAKMREAGLKPYGTHHAHALHSPYWWLKCAFGVDNDKALPVKAYHKLLVWDIMKKPLATRVAEQALNPLIGKSFVAYATKPHLPAVDAR, from the coding sequence GTGCTGACCGTCGACTTCTCCCGGTTCCCGCTAGCCCCGGGCGACCGCGTCCTGGACCTCGGCTGCGGAGCCGGCCGGCACGCGTTCGAGTGCTACCGGCGCGGCGCGCAGGTCGTCGCGCTGGACCAGAACGCCGAGGAGATCCGCGAGGTCGCCAAGTGGTTCGCGGCGATGAAGGAGGCCGGCGAGGCCCCCGAGGGCGCGACGGCCACCGCGATGGAGGGCGACGCCCTGGCGCTGCCCTTCCCCGACGAGTCCTTCGACGTCGTGATCATCTCCGAGGTCATGGAGCACATCCCCGACGACAAGGGCGTACTCGCCGAGATGGTGCGGGTGTTGAGGCCCGGCGGCCGGATCGCCGTCACCGTCCCGCGCTACGGACCCGAGAAGGTCTGCTGGGCGCTGTCCGACGCCTACCACGAGGTCGAGGGCGGCCACATCCGCATCTACAAGGCGGACGAACTCCTCGCGAAGATGCGCGAGGCCGGCCTCAAGCCGTACGGCACCCACCACGCGCACGCCCTGCACTCGCCGTACTGGTGGCTGAAGTGCGCGTTCGGCGTCGACAACGACAAGGCGCTGCCGGTGAAGGCGTACCACAAGCTGCTGGTCTGGGACATCATGAAGAAGCCGCTGGCGACGAGGGTCGCCGAGCAGGCCCTCAACCCCCTGATCGGCAAGAGCTTCGTGGCGTACGCGACCAAGCCGCACCTGCCCGCCGTGGATGCGCGGTGA
- a CDS encoding glycosyltransferase family 4 protein encodes MTAEASRAGSQEDPAADGERPLNIALLTYKGNPFCGGQGVYVRHLSRELARLGHRVEVIGSQPYPVLDEGDDIDGRLSLTELPSLDLYRSPDPFRTPKRDEYRDWIDALEVATMWTGGFPEPLTFSLRARRHLRARRGEFDVVHDNQTLGYGLLGDLGAPLVTTIHHPITVDRQLELDAAESWGQRLAKRRWYAFTRMQKRAARRLPSVLTVSGTSRQEIVDHLGVRDDRIHVVHIGADTDLFSPDPAVAVVPGRIVTTSSADVPLKGLIFLVEALAKVRTEHPDAHLVVVGKRAEDGPVAQAIERYGLEGAIRFVKGITDAELVDLVRSAEVACVPSLYEGFSLPAAEAMATGTPLVATTGGAIPEVAGRDGETCLAVPPGDSGALATALSRLLGDRDLRARLGRAGRERVLARFTWARAAEGTAARYREAMALPPAAPHAGRVAPAAEEVVDVESDRESRATC; translated from the coding sequence GTGACCGCTGAGGCCAGTCGGGCGGGTTCCCAGGAGGACCCGGCCGCGGACGGCGAGCGACCGCTCAACATCGCACTCCTCACCTACAAGGGAAACCCGTTCTGCGGCGGCCAGGGCGTCTACGTCCGCCACCTCTCCCGCGAACTGGCCCGCCTCGGCCACCGCGTCGAGGTCATCGGCTCCCAGCCCTACCCCGTCCTCGACGAGGGCGACGACATCGACGGCCGGCTGAGCCTCACGGAGCTCCCGAGCCTCGACCTGTACCGGTCCCCGGACCCCTTTCGCACCCCCAAGCGCGACGAGTACCGCGACTGGATCGACGCCCTCGAAGTGGCGACCATGTGGACCGGCGGCTTCCCCGAGCCGCTGACGTTCTCCCTGCGCGCCCGCCGCCATCTGCGCGCCCGCCGCGGCGAGTTCGACGTCGTGCACGACAACCAGACCCTGGGATACGGCCTCCTGGGCGACCTCGGCGCCCCCCTGGTCACGACGATCCACCACCCCATCACCGTGGACCGCCAGTTGGAGCTGGACGCGGCCGAGAGCTGGGGCCAGCGCCTGGCCAAGCGGCGCTGGTACGCCTTCACCCGCATGCAGAAGCGCGCGGCACGCAGGCTCCCCTCCGTCCTCACCGTCTCCGGCACCTCCCGCCAGGAGATCGTCGACCACCTCGGCGTCCGCGACGACCGCATCCACGTCGTCCACATCGGCGCCGACACCGACCTTTTCTCGCCGGATCCCGCGGTGGCCGTGGTCCCCGGCCGGATCGTCACCACCTCCAGCGCCGACGTCCCGCTCAAGGGCCTGATATTCCTGGTCGAGGCCCTCGCGAAGGTCCGCACCGAGCACCCCGACGCCCACCTCGTCGTCGTCGGCAAGCGCGCCGAGGACGGCCCCGTCGCCCAGGCCATCGAGCGCTACGGCCTCGAAGGCGCCATCCGCTTCGTCAAGGGCATCACCGACGCCGAACTGGTCGACCTGGTCCGCTCGGCGGAGGTCGCCTGCGTGCCGTCCCTGTACGAGGGCTTCTCCCTCCCCGCCGCGGAGGCCATGGCCACCGGCACACCGCTGGTCGCGACGACCGGCGGCGCGATCCCGGAGGTCGCGGGCCGCGACGGCGAGACCTGTCTGGCCGTACCGCCGGGGGACTCCGGCGCACTCGCGACCGCCCTGAGCCGACTGCTCGGCGACCGTGACCTGCGGGCGCGGCTCGGCCGCGCGGGACGTGAGCGGGTCCTGGCGCGGTTCACCTGGGCCCGGGCCGCCGAGGGAACGGCGGCCCGGTACCGCGAGGCGATGGCCCTCCCGCCCGCAGCCCCGCACGCCGGCCGCGTCGCACCCGCGGCCGAAGAAGTTGTTGACGTTGAATCCGATCGCGAAAGCAGGGCCACGTGCTGA
- a CDS encoding TetR family transcriptional regulator: MPAEAITQRPASAPLTERQEARRRRILHASAQLASRGGFDAVQMREVAESSQVALGTLYRYFPSKIHLLVATMQDQLEHMHGTLRKKPPQGETAAERVAETLMRAFRALQREPHLADAMVRALTFADRSVSPEVDQVSRQTTVIILDAMGIEDPTPAQLSAVRVIEHTWHSALITWLSGRASIAQVKIDIETVCKLIDLTAPEN, encoded by the coding sequence ATGCCTGCGGAAGCCATCACCCAGCGCCCCGCCTCTGCGCCCCTCACGGAGCGGCAGGAGGCCCGTCGTCGCCGCATCCTGCACGCGAGCGCGCAGCTGGCGAGCCGGGGCGGTTTCGACGCGGTGCAGATGCGGGAGGTCGCGGAGTCCTCGCAGGTGGCGCTGGGCACGCTGTACCGCTACTTCCCGTCCAAGATCCATCTGCTGGTCGCCACGATGCAGGATCAGCTGGAGCACATGCACGGCACCCTGCGGAAGAAGCCGCCGCAGGGCGAGACGGCGGCCGAGCGGGTGGCGGAGACCCTGATGCGCGCGTTCCGCGCGCTCCAGCGCGAGCCGCATCTCGCCGACGCGATGGTCCGCGCCCTCACCTTCGCCGACCGCAGCGTCTCCCCCGAGGTCGACCAGGTCTCCCGCCAGACCACGGTGATCATCCTGGACGCGATGGGCATCGAGGACCCGACCCCGGCTCAGCTCTCCGCGGTCCGCGTCATCGAGCACACCTGGCACTCGGCCCTGATCACCTGGCTCTCGGGCCGCGCCTCCATCGCCCAGGTGAAGATCGACATCGAGACGGTGTGCAAGCTGATCGACCTGACGGCACCGGAGAACTAG
- a CDS encoding tetratricopeptide repeat protein yields MHKSEARQLIEQAYQAWDAEEWLRAAELFEQVLVHFPDEEPSAEWWYDAALAHKFLRNWQKAYELGREAAARAPRGEGEPAFWNLGIAATIQREWATARDAWAGFGIELPDGEGEIDARLGNACVRLDTGGQQEVVWIERLCPTRGRVVNVPVTGGRRYGEIVVHDGVPNGERIVDSTTYPVFDELLLFEASEIPTLEVTVSAGERTDLEALLVLFAEHGYGAEPASSVRMLCACCSEGTHQQERSAEAGAQSVSLAAPPEEARRLLELWAGEALIGRSWSGLQPVG; encoded by the coding sequence GTGCACAAGAGCGAGGCCAGGCAGCTGATCGAGCAGGCGTACCAGGCGTGGGACGCCGAGGAGTGGCTGCGCGCCGCCGAACTCTTCGAGCAGGTGCTCGTCCATTTCCCGGACGAGGAGCCGAGCGCGGAGTGGTGGTACGACGCCGCGCTCGCCCACAAGTTCCTGCGCAACTGGCAGAAGGCGTACGAGCTGGGGCGCGAGGCCGCCGCCCGTGCCCCGCGCGGCGAGGGCGAACCGGCGTTCTGGAACCTCGGGATCGCCGCGACGATCCAGCGGGAGTGGGCGACCGCACGGGACGCCTGGGCGGGATTCGGCATCGAACTCCCCGACGGGGAGGGTGAGATCGACGCCCGCCTCGGGAACGCGTGCGTACGCCTCGACACCGGCGGACAGCAGGAGGTCGTGTGGATCGAGCGGCTCTGCCCGACGCGCGGCCGGGTGGTCAACGTGCCCGTCACCGGCGGGCGGCGGTACGGCGAGATCGTCGTCCACGACGGCGTGCCGAACGGCGAGCGCATCGTCGACAGCACGACGTACCCCGTCTTCGACGAGCTGCTGCTCTTCGAGGCCTCCGAGATACCCACCCTGGAGGTCACCGTGAGCGCGGGCGAGCGGACCGACCTGGAGGCGCTCCTCGTGCTGTTCGCCGAGCACGGCTACGGCGCCGAGCCCGCCAGCTCCGTACGCATGCTGTGCGCGTGCTGCAGCGAGGGCACGCACCAGCAGGAGCGGAGTGCCGAGGCAGGCGCCCAGTCGGTCTCGCTCGCCGCCCCGCCGGAGGAGGCACGGCGGTTGCTGGAGCTGTGGGCCGGGGAGGCCCTGATCGGGCGGAGCTGGAGCGGACTGCAGCCGGTGGGCTAG
- a CDS encoding ferredoxin, giving the protein MGDRWQVEVDRSICIGSAQCIHHAPDGFHLDTGRQSHPVAPETDANEKILAAAESCPVEAIMITLLGSGEPVFPPEE; this is encoded by the coding sequence ATGGGTGACCGCTGGCAGGTCGAGGTCGACCGCTCCATCTGCATCGGCTCGGCCCAGTGCATCCACCACGCCCCCGACGGCTTCCACCTCGACACCGGCCGCCAGTCCCACCCCGTCGCCCCGGAAACGGACGCCAACGAAAAGATCCTGGCCGCCGCGGAGAGCTGCCCGGTGGAGGCGATCATGATCACCCTCCTGGGCAGCGGGGAGCCGGTGTTCCCACCGGAGGAGTAG
- a CDS encoding aldehyde dehydrogenase codes for MTELVEHGQLFIGGELTDPLGKDVIEVISPHTEEVIGRVPHASAGDVDRAVAAARKAFDEGPWPRMTLDERIEVVSRIKDGILTRHEEIARVISSENGSPYSWSVLAQALGAMMVWDAAITVARNFTYEEQRDGVLGKILVRREPVGVVAAVVPWNVPQFVAAAKLAPALLTGCTVVLKPSPESPLDAYLLAEITREAGLPEGVLSILPADREVSEYLVGHPGIDKVSFTGSVAAGKRVMEVASRNLTRVTLELGGKSAAVVLPDADIETSVPGIVSAAWMNNGQACVAQTRILLPRSRYDEFADAFAAAASALVVGDPLDPATQVGPLVAQRQQRRNLDYIRIGQEEGAKILTGGGRPPGLDRGWYVEPTLFGDVDNSMRIAREEIFGPVICLLPYGDESEALKIANDSDYGLSGSVWTADVAHGIDVARQVRTGTYSVNTFSLDMLGPFGGYKNSGLGREFGPEGFGEYLEHKMIHLPAGWEG; via the coding sequence ATGACCGAGCTCGTGGAACACGGACAGCTGTTCATCGGCGGGGAGTTGACCGACCCCTTGGGCAAGGACGTCATCGAGGTGATCTCCCCGCACACCGAGGAGGTCATCGGACGGGTGCCGCACGCCTCGGCCGGGGACGTGGACCGGGCGGTCGCGGCGGCGCGCAAGGCGTTCGACGAGGGACCCTGGCCGCGGATGACGCTCGACGAGCGCATCGAGGTCGTCTCCCGCATCAAGGACGGCATCCTCACCCGGCACGAGGAGATCGCCCGCGTGATCTCCTCCGAGAACGGCTCGCCCTACTCCTGGAGCGTCCTCGCCCAGGCGCTCGGCGCGATGATGGTGTGGGACGCGGCGATCACGGTCGCACGGAACTTCACGTACGAGGAGCAGCGCGACGGCGTCCTCGGCAAGATCCTGGTCCGGCGCGAGCCGGTCGGCGTCGTCGCGGCCGTGGTCCCCTGGAACGTCCCGCAGTTCGTCGCCGCCGCCAAGCTCGCGCCCGCGCTGCTCACCGGCTGCACGGTGGTGCTGAAGCCGTCGCCCGAGTCGCCGCTGGACGCGTATCTCCTCGCCGAGATCACGCGCGAGGCCGGGCTGCCGGAAGGTGTGCTGTCGATCCTGCCCGCCGACCGGGAGGTCAGCGAATACCTGGTCGGGCACCCGGGCATCGACAAGGTCTCCTTCACCGGGTCGGTGGCGGCCGGCAAGCGGGTGATGGAGGTGGCGTCACGCAATCTGACGCGTGTGACGCTGGAGTTGGGCGGCAAGTCGGCGGCGGTCGTCCTGCCGGACGCGGACATCGAGACGTCCGTGCCCGGGATCGTGTCGGCGGCCTGGATGAACAACGGCCAGGCGTGCGTGGCCCAGACCCGTATCCTCCTGCCGCGCTCGCGCTACGACGAGTTCGCGGACGCCTTCGCCGCCGCGGCGAGCGCCCTGGTCGTCGGCGACCCGCTGGACCCCGCCACGCAGGTGGGTCCGCTGGTGGCGCAGCGCCAGCAGCGCAGGAACCTCGACTACATCCGCATCGGCCAGGAGGAGGGCGCCAAGATCCTCACGGGCGGCGGCCGCCCGCCGGGCCTGGACCGCGGCTGGTACGTGGAGCCCACCCTCTTCGGCGACGTCGACAACTCCATGCGGATCGCCCGCGAGGAGATCTTCGGTCCGGTCATCTGCCTCCTTCCCTACGGCGACGAGTCCGAGGCCCTGAAGATCGCGAACGACTCGGACTACGGCCTCTCCGGCAGCGTCTGGACGGCCGACGTGGCGCACGGCATCGACGTCGCCCGCCAGGTCCGCACGGGCACGTACTCGGTGAACACCTTCAGCCTCGACATGCTGGGCCCGTTCGGCGGCTACAAGAACTCCGGCCTGGGACGGGAGTTCGGTCCCGAGGGCTTCGGCGAGTACCTGGAGCACAAGATGATCCACCTCCCGGCCGGCTGGGAGGGATGA
- a CDS encoding MBL fold metallo-hydrolase: protein MPQVGDHGGGVRSIRVPIPDNPLGFTLVYVVDTDRGPVLVDTGWDDPESWDTLAEGLRACGTSATEVHGVVITHHHPDHHGLSGKVREVSGAWIAMHAADAAIVRRTRETRPERWFSYMTAKLEAAGAPESHVAPLRTARNRKLPGFSPAVPDREIVPGELLGLAGRRLRAIWTPGHTPGHVCLHLEESHPAQLPGNGRLFSGDHLLPEITPHIGLYEDPDDATVTDPLGDYLDSLERVGRLAPAEVLPAHQHVFTDAASRVRELLAHHEERLTDLLTLLVEPLTPWQLAERMEWNRPWDQIPYGSRTIAVSEAEAHLRRLVKLGRAEAVAGSEPVTYVAV, encoded by the coding sequence ATGCCACAGGTCGGCGACCACGGCGGAGGCGTCCGGTCCATCCGGGTTCCCATTCCCGACAACCCGCTGGGCTTCACGCTGGTGTACGTCGTCGACACCGACCGCGGTCCGGTGCTGGTCGACACGGGCTGGGACGACCCGGAGTCCTGGGACACGCTCGCCGAGGGGCTGCGGGCCTGCGGCACCTCCGCAACCGAGGTCCACGGCGTGGTGATCACCCATCACCACCCCGACCACCACGGTCTGTCGGGCAAGGTCCGCGAGGTATCCGGCGCCTGGATCGCGATGCACGCGGCGGACGCGGCCATCGTCCGCCGTACCCGCGAGACCCGACCGGAGCGCTGGTTCTCCTACATGACGGCCAAGCTGGAGGCCGCCGGCGCCCCGGAGTCCCATGTGGCGCCCCTGCGCACCGCCCGCAACCGCAAGCTCCCCGGCTTCTCTCCCGCCGTCCCCGACCGCGAGATCGTCCCCGGTGAACTCCTCGGCCTGGCGGGCCGCCGGCTGCGCGCGATCTGGACGCCGGGCCACACACCGGGCCACGTCTGCCTCCACCTGGAGGAAAGCCACCCCGCCCAACTCCCGGGCAACGGGCGCCTGTTCTCCGGCGATCACCTGCTCCCCGAGATCACCCCGCACATCGGCCTCTACGAGGACCCGGACGACGCCACCGTCACCGACCCGCTCGGCGACTACCTCGACTCCCTCGAACGCGTCGGCCGTCTCGCCCCCGCCGAAGTCCTCCCCGCCCACCAGCACGTCTTCACCGACGCGGCGTCCCGCGTACGGGAGTTGCTCGCGCATCACGAGGAACGCCTCACCGACCTGCTGACGCTGCTGGTCGAACCCCTCACACCGTGGCAGCTCGCCGAGCGCATGGAGTGGAACCGCCCGTGGGACCAGATCCCGTACGGATCACGGACGATCGCGGTCTCGGAGGCCGAGGCGCATCTGCGGCGGCTGGTGAAGCTGGGGCGGGCGGAGGCCGTGGCCGGGAGTGAGCCGGTGACCTACGTCGCGGTGTGA
- a CDS encoding nuclear transport factor 2 family protein has translation MDPLEQLLAERACERLILDFVRRLDIGDPGSVAELFTEDGSWEWPSPGDGRRYDGREALRGYFGSRPADRLSRRVMSNVLVTVVSSDTATATSYFTTYRVDGYHGGIVPPGAPVQVGHYADTFRRSADGSWLLASRALHLPFGGPTPQLSA, from the coding sequence ATGGACCCTCTGGAGCAACTCCTCGCCGAGCGCGCCTGTGAACGGCTCATCCTCGACTTCGTCCGCCGGCTCGACATCGGGGACCCGGGCTCCGTGGCCGAGCTGTTCACCGAGGACGGCAGCTGGGAGTGGCCCTCGCCGGGCGACGGACGGCGGTACGACGGGCGCGAGGCGCTGCGGGGGTACTTCGGGTCCCGGCCCGCGGACCGGTTGTCGCGGCGGGTGATGTCCAACGTCCTGGTCACGGTGGTCTCTTCGGACACGGCGACGGCGACCTCGTACTTCACCACGTACCGGGTCGACGGGTACCACGGCGGGATCGTGCCGCCGGGGGCGCCGGTCCAGGTCGGGCACTACGCGGACACGTTCCGGCGTTCGGCGGACGGGAGTTGGCTGCTGGCGTCGCGGGCGCTGCATCTGCCGTTCGGGGGGCCGACGCCTCAGCTGAGCGCGTAG